A stretch of the Argentina anserina chromosome 6, drPotAnse1.1, whole genome shotgun sequence genome encodes the following:
- the LOC126796996 gene encoding G-type lectin S-receptor-like serine/threonine-protein kinase At2g19130 — protein sequence MDPSEECDVYASCGAFSACNQHDLPRCGCLKGFKPKIPKEWELEDHTDGCGRKTSFNCSDEGSSAFLVMKSTTYPDSPNSLVVDNIGKSASEKRNTAWIVVGVLAAIVTFFITVLVVVRWRQFVRALESFEHSLVVFNYWDLKKATRNFSEKLGEGASSSVFKGILPDSTPIAVKQPKSLRQVEKQFQSEVRTLGAIQHINLLRLRGFCADSTRRLLVYDYVPNGSLQSVLLQKNPLMLDWKARYHIAIGIARGLAYLHEDCRDCIIHCDIKPENILLDEEYNPKIADFGLAKLIGRHHSRVLTTLRGTAGYLAPECFTCEAITAKADVFRYGKLLFEVISRRRNSEGIDDELEDYTPNRVANVVAKGEDVLTLVDYRLEGNADRDELKVACWCIQDNVFRCEGEGEGDMVKPHKARASACKGDLRRSPFQQTLI from the exons ATGGATCCAAGCGAAGAATGTGATGTTTATGCTTCCTGTGGTGCTTTTAGTGCATGCAACCAACATGACCTTCCTCGGTGTGGCTGTCTAAAAGGATTCAAACCGAAAATTCCTAAAGAATGGGAATTAGAAGATCACACAGATGGCTGTGGGAGGAAAACTTCATTTAATTGCAGTGATGAGGGAAGTTCAGCATTCCTGGTGATGAAGAGTACTACCTATCCCGACAGTCCCAACTCTTTGGTAGTTGATAACATTGGCAAAT CAGCATCTGAGAAGAGAAACACCGCTTGGATTGTGGTTGGAGTACTTGCAGCCATCGTTACATTCTTCATCACTGTGCTGGTAGTTGTCAGATGGAGACAGTTTGTTAGAGCATTGGAGTCTTTTGAGCATTCTCTAGTTGTTTTCAACTACTGGGATTTAAAAAAAGCAACACGAAACTTCTCAGAGAAACTTGGAGAAGGAGCTTCCAGTTCTGTTTTCAAGGGGATATTGCCGGATTCAACACCCATAGCAGTAAAACAACCAAAGAGTCTGCGGCAGGTTGAAAAGCAATTTCAGTCTGAAGTCAGAACTCTTGGTGCAATACAACACATCAATCTTCTCCGCCTTCGTGGGTTTTGTGCAGATTCTACAAGAAGACTCTTAGTTTATGACTATGTGCCTAATGGCTCTCTACAATCTGTTTTACTTCAAAAGAATCCACTAATGTTAGACTGGAAAGCAAGATATCATATTGCCATAGGCATTGCAAGAGGATTAGCTTACCTCCATGAGGACTGTAGAGATTGTATAATACACTGTGACATTAAGCCAGAGAACATTTTGTTGGATGAAGAATATAATCCAAAAATTGCAGATTTTGGTCTTGCAAAACTCATTGGCAGACACCACAGTCGAGTTCTGACAACTTTGAGAGGAACTGCTGGCTACCTTGCTCCAGAATGTTTTACATGTGAGGCGATCACGGCAAAAGCTGATGTCTTCCGCTATGGAAAGTTGTTGTTTGAGGTTATATCTAGAAGGAGAAATAGTGAAGGAATAGATGATGAACTAGAAGACTACACTCCTAACCGGGTTGCAAATGTAGTAGCTAAAGGAGAAGATGTTCTTACCTTGGTTGATTACAGGTTGGAAGGTAATGCTGACAGAGATGAACTTAAAGTTGCATGTTGGTGTATTCAAGACAATGTTTTCAGATGCGAAGGCGAAGGCGAAGGCGACATGGTCAAGCCTCACAAGGCGAGAGCATCGGCGTGCAAAGGCGATTTAAGGCGATCGCCTTTCCAACAAACATTAATTTAA